In Drosophila santomea strain STO CAGO 1482 chromosome 3L, Prin_Dsan_1.1, whole genome shotgun sequence, a single window of DNA contains:
- the LOC120447489 gene encoding heat shock protein 26 produces MALSTLLSLVDELQEPRTPIYELGLGMHPHSRFMLPLGTQQRRSINGCPCASPICPSSPAGQVLALRREMANQNDIHWPATAQVGKDGFQVCMDVAQFKPSELNVKVVDDSILVEGKHEERQDDHGHIMRHFVRRYKVPEGYKAEQVVSQLSSDGVLTVSIPKPQAIEDKTKERIIQIQQVGPAHLNVKANASELKGKENGATNGKDK; encoded by the coding sequence atggcGCTATCTACTCTTTTGTCGCTTGTGGACGAGCTCCAGGAGCCCCGCACCCCCATCTACGAGCTTGGACTGGGAATGCATCCGCACTCTCGCTTTATGCTGCCACTTGGCACTCAGCAGCGTCGTTCCATCAACGGATGCCCTTGTGCCTCGCCGATATGTCCATCGTCGCCCGCCGGCCAGGTGTTGGCTCTACGTCGAGAGATGGCCAACCAAAACGACATCCACTGGCCGGCTACCGCCCAGGTGGGCAAGGATGGATTCCAGGTGTGCATGGACGTCGCCCAGTTCAAGCCGAGTGAACTCAACGTAAAGGTGGTGGACGACTCCATCTTGGTCGAGGGCAAGCATGAAGAACGCCAGGACGACCATGGTCACATCATGCGCCACTTCGTGCGTCGCTACAAGGTTCCCGAGGGCTACAAGGCGGAACAAGTGGTCTCGCAGCTGTCCTCGGATGGCGTGCTCACCGTCAGCATTCCCAAGCCGCAGGCCATCGAGGACAAGACCAAGGAGCGCATCATTCAAATCCAGCAAGTGGGACCTGCTCACCTCAACGTTAAGGCGAATGCCAGCGAGTTGAAGGGCAAGGAGAACGGAGCCACCAACGGCAAGGACAAGTAA